The following are encoded together in the Candida orthopsilosis Co 90-125, chromosome 5 draft sequence genome:
- a CDS encoding Hrt2 protein (protein described as having a role in Ty3 transposition), which yields MSSTSLPPPYYNDDKESFAYPTVHKRWPTILEQGIDDVQQTINDNNMDQVSASGAIIVDQLKQVLDDFKNDATVRQFTEEEIQHNKWLQHYNTTLDSLNKVRKVTWQTGPWLYLECYLYQYVHNFFTLNQDPFWRSYDIFARLKTKTFKQSELGVLELCKRYQLLSQELDKGKADKEVLRLLFTEFIDISLWGNATDLSLLAGNVTLEDIKSVQGAEVRKKNEEKILVNDLSTAWEESGLSEKGVSRIDVVLDNSGFELFADLMLSLFLLDSGLTQHVHLHCKEIPWFVSDTMPKDFTDLVGQLKDPQFFPDIHKQDPKAIELVASKIESYQKSNKLVIQHHPFWTLDYNYWSIPQFQDLYYDLSQSQLIIFKGDLNYRKLTGDLQWPKTTPFKTAIQQLAASGLPILSLRTCKADVVVGLPDGVNEKLIKEYKDAGNDVGEFWSSSGKWAVISFNK from the coding sequence ATGTCTTCTACATCATTACCACCACCTTATTACAACGACGACAAGGAGTCATTTGCCTACCCCACGGTGCACAAACGTTGGCCAACAATTCTTGAACAAGGAATTGATGATGTACAACAAACGATCAACGATAACAATATGGATCAAGTATCTGCATCGGGAGCAATTATCGTGgaccaattgaaacaagtaTTGGATGACTTTAAAAATGATGCTACTGTGCGTCAATTCACTGAAGAAGAGATTCAACATAACAAATGGTTACAACATTACAATACAACTCTTGATTCTCTTAATAAAGTTCGAAAAGTCACTTGGCAAACTGGCCCATGGTTATACTTGGAGTGCTATTTATATCAATACGTTCATAATTTCTTCACCTTGAATCAAGATCCATTTTGGCGTTCATATGATATCTTTgcaagattgaaaacaaaaacatttAAACAATCAGAATTGGGTGTATTGGAATTATGTAAAAGATATCAATTGTTAAGCCAAGAATTGGACAAGGGCAAAGCCGATAAAGAGGTCTTGAGATTACTTTTCACTGAGTTTATTGATATTTCACTTTGGGGAAACGCCACTGATTTATCTTTATTAGCGGGGAATGTCACTTTAGAAGATATAAAATCGGTTCAAGGTGCTGAAGTACGTAaaaaaaatgaagaaaagattcTCGTTAATGATTTATCTACAGCTTGGGAAGAATCTGGATTGAGTGAAAAAGGTGTTTCTCgaattgatgttgttttggataattctggatttgaattgtttgctGATTTGATGCTtagtttatttttattgGATCTGGGATTAACTCAACATGTACATTTGCATTGTAAAGAAATTCCATGGTTTGTCAGTGACACCATGCCCAAGGATTTCACGGACTTGGTTggtcaattgaaagatCCCCAATTCTTCCCTGATATTCATAAACAAGATCCCAAAGCTATTGAACTCGTAGCTTCCAAGATTGAATCATATCAGAAATCGAATAAGCTCGttattcaacatcatccaTTTTGGACATTAGACTACAACTACTGGTCAATTCCTCAATTCCAAGACTTGTATTACGACTTATCTCAATCacaattgattatattCAAGGGAGATTTAAATTATAGAAAATTGACTGGAGACTTGCAATGGCCCAAAACCACTCCTTTCAAAACGgcaattcaacaattggcaGCCAGTGGATTACCAATTTTGTCATTACGTACCTGTAAAgctgatgttgttgttggattaCCTGACGGagtaaatgaaaaattgattaagGAATATAAAGATGCTGGTAATGATGTGGGTGAATTTTGGTCAAGTTCAGGTAAATGGGCGGTTATCTCATTTAACAAGTAG